Genomic segment of Candidatus Rokuibacteriota bacterium:
GCGCCGGCGGCGGATGGCCTCCACCAACGCAATAATGGACGGCACCTCCTCGAGGGACATCCCCGCCGTCGGCTCGTCGAGCAGGAGGACTTCAGCGTCGAGCGCCAGGAGAATGCCCACCTCGAGCTTGCGCTTCTCGCCGTGGGCGAGCTCGCTGGCGGGGGACCGCCACTTGGCGCCCAGCAGAACGGTCTCGAGGATCTCCCACGCGCGATCCTCCAGCTCCGGGTACGCGCGGTAGCTCCGCCACGCATTGAAGAGGAGCCCGGCGCGCGCCTGGAGCGCGACGCGGACATTCTCCAGCACGGAGAGCGTGGGGAAGATGTTGGTCAGCTGGAAGGAGCGCCCGATCCCCGCGCGCGTGCGGCGCGCCGCGCTCCAGCTTGTGATGTCCTCGCCCTTGAACGCTATCCGCCCCTCGGAGGCGCGGTACTGCCCGGAGAGGAGGTTGAAGAGCGTGGTCTTCCCGGCGCCGTTGGGCCCGATGATGCTCTTGAGCGCGCGGGCGGGCACATCCAGGCTGACGTGGTCGACGGCGACGTGGCCGCCGAAGCGTATCGTCAGGTCGCGCGTGC
This window contains:
- a CDS encoding ABC transporter ATP-binding protein — translated: MTIRFGGHVAVDHVSLDVPARALKSIIGPNGAGKTTLFNLLSGQYRASEGRIAFKGEDITSWSAARRTRAGIGRSFQLTNIFPTLSVLENVRVALQARAGLLFNAWRSYRAYPELEDRAWEILETVLLGAKWRSPASELAHGEKRKLEVGILLALDAEVLLLDEPTAGMSLEEVPSIIALVEAIRRRRDRTVLLVEHKIDMIMALSDSIAVLKDGRLIADDTPEAISRNAEVQAAYFGGGGGGGGR